In the Sarcophilus harrisii chromosome 1, mSarHar1.11, whole genome shotgun sequence genome, one interval contains:
- the LOC100918961 gene encoding retinal dehydrogenase 1, which yields MSSKKQTSANPAEGIPAPLANCKIQYTKIFINNEWHDSVSGKKFPVFNPATEEKICDVEEGDKEDVNRAVKAAREAFQIGSPWRTMDASERGRLLNKLADLIERDRLLLATIESMNAGKIFPTAYMMDLGSSVNVLRYYASWADKLHGRTIPIDGNFFSYTRHEPVGVCGQIIPWNFPLVMFMWKIGPALCCGNTVIVKPAEQTPLTALHVASLIKEAGFPPGVVNIVPGYGPTAGAAISSHMDIDKVAFTGSTEVGLLIKEAAGKSNLKRVSLELGGKSPCIVFADADMDNAVEIAHQGVFFHQGQCCTAASRLFVEESIYDEFVKRSVERAKKYTLGDPLKPGVQQGPQIDKEQHQKILDLIESGKKEGAKLECGGGPWGEKGYFVQPTVFSNVTDEMRIAKEEIFGPVQQIMKFKTIDEVIKRANNTHYGLAAGIFTKDLDKALTVSSALQAGTVWVNCYSVVSPQTPFGGFKMSGNGRELGEYGLHEYTEVKTVTIKISEKNS from the exons atatttataaacaATGAATGGCATGATTCAGTGAGTGGCAAGAAATTCCCAGTCTTTAACCCTGCTACTGAAGAAAAAATATGTGATGTGGAAGAAGGAGATAAG GAGGATGTGAATAGAGCAGTGAAAGCAGCAAGAGAGGCTTTTCAGATTGGCTCTCCATGGCGGACAATGGATGCTTCAGAGAGAGGACGCCTCCTGAACAAACTGGCTGATTTAATTGAAAGAGATCGCCTGCTTTTGGCA acAATAGAATCGATGAATGCTGGCAAAATCTTTCCTACTGCCTATATGATGGATTTAGGTTCTTCTGTGAATGTTTTACGTTACTATGCAAGCTGGGCTGATAAGCTTCATGGTCGTACAATCCCAATTG ACGGAAATTTTTTCTCATATACAAGACATGAACCTGTTGGTGTTTGTGGTCAAATCATTCCT TGGAATTTCCCTTTGGTTATGTTTATGTGGAAAATTGGACCTGCCCTTTGCTGTGGAAATACTGTGATTGTCAAACCCGCAGAGCAGACTCCACTCACTGCTCTTCATGTAGCATCATTAATTAAAGAG GCTGGATTTCCACCAGGAGTAGTGAATATTGTACCTGGTTATGGACCTACAGCTGGAGCAGCCATTTCTTCTCACATGGATATAGATAAAGTGGCTTTCACAGGGTCCACAGAG gtTGGCCTCCTAATTAAAGAGGCTGCTGGGAAAAGCAACTTGAAGAGGGTTTCATTGGAGCTCGGGGGAAAGAGCCCTTGCATTGTATTTGCTGATGCTGACA TGGATAATGCTGTGGAAATTGCACACCAGGGTGTGTTCTTCCACCAAGGCCAGTGCTGCACTGCAGCATCAAGGCTTTTTGTGGAAGAGTCTATTTACGATGAATTTGTGAAGAGGAGTGTAGAACGTGCCAAGAAATACACACTGGGGGATCCTCTGAAACCGGGAGTACAGCAAGGCCCTCAG ATTGATAAAGAGCAGCACCAAAAAATACTTGACCTCATTGagagtgggaagaaggaaggagccAAATTGGAATGTGGAGGAGGACCATGGGGAGAGAAAGGTTACTTTGTCCAGCCCACAGTTTTCTCCAATGTTACTGATGAGATGCGCATCGCCAAAGAAGAG ATTTTTGGACCAGTCCAacaaattatgaaatttaaaactaTTGATGAAGTGATCAAAAGAGCCAATAATACCCATTATGGCTTAGCAGCTGGCATTTTCACCAAAGATCTTGATAAAGCCTTAACAGTTTCCTCTGCCCTTCAAGCTGGAACAGTCTG GGTGAATTGCTATTCTGTGGTTTCCCCTCAAACTCCTTTTGGTGGATTCAAGATGTCTGGAAATGGGAGAGAATT GGGAGAATATGGACTCCATGAATATACCGAAGTCAAGACTGTCACAATCAAGATTTCTGAGAAGAACTCCTAA